A stretch of DNA from Desulfobacterales bacterium:
GGTAACCAATACTTTCAAGGCCAACTCCTTATAACCAAATAATATAAAATAGTAGTAACTGCCCAGTAGTCAGGAGACAGAATCCAGAATTCAGAATAAAAACAACCGAAAGCAGTCGGATTAAATATAGTTGAATGAAGATTCAGGCGGTTAGTGCATTATTCTGAATTCTGGCTCCTGAATTCTGTATTCCTGAGTAGTTACAAATATTATTTCAAAACGGGGCACGAGGAACACGAAGATGGTGGGAATATGTTAACGCAGAAGCGCACCACAAGTCAGATGAAATGAAATGTGCATGGTTAGCCTTTTAAATTATCCAAAATTACCTTCGATACTCGAAACCCCATAGCCATCAATTTTTGAGCTTCCTCATAGGCACTTGAAATCAGCCTTAGGCGTTCCATTTTTACCAAAACCCCAGCGTTCCATTTTTACCAAAACCCCAATCGTTCCGCTTATTCGGCAGCCCAATGTTCTCGCAGCTTTTCTGCCTTTTAGATCATCTATTAAAACCGGCACATCGGACGTAAAGGCCAAAGCAATAGCTTCGGACTCTCCGCGGCCAAGTCCGATCTCATTTTCCAAAAGCTTCGAAACCCCTTGAGGCGCTTCGGCCATGGTGAAGCATGGCTTTGAATCGCTTGAATATTCATGATGTACCGCGGAAGGCAAGAGAATTTGGTCATAAACATGGCACAACAAATTGAGCAGTTTAAGCTTTTCAAATGCGATCAAAACTGAGGTGTCGGCAATAACTTGCTGTATTTCAGGCATTTCGAATATCTTCTGCTATATGTTCATCGTCAAAGGTGATGGGGCTCACCCCTTTTTTCAGCAGAAGTTCAGAAAAGGTGCGTTCGCTGTATCCTGCAATTTGTGCGGCTTTTCCCAGGGAAATCGATCCTTGTGCAAGCAAGGCTTCCGCAAGGATTATCTTGAGATCTTGGGCCGACACATTAAGATCAGGTATTTCCAAGACTTGGGTCATGATATCACCTCGTGGTTAAAAACCTTTTTTAAAAACCTACATTATGATTTTTAGCATAATTCATTATAACCACCTTTTCAAACACAATAAGCAGGTATTCAGCCCGTTGTGTTGTATCGCTTCCTTTTACCATCGTGCAGCTCGTGGCAAATAAATCAGGCAGCGACCCGTTCCCCCCGCATCGCCTGCCGCACGCATTCCAGCTTCAATAACAGCTCACACATCCCTTCCACATCCTTTTGTTCCGTATTGTGAGAGTTATAATCCTGTTGCAGGGTGACTTCCTCGCGGCCCTCGCTGAAATACTGTGAATAATTCAGATCCCGGTTGTCCGCCGGCACCCGGAAATAGCCCCCCAGATCCTCGGCCACCGACAATTCCTCGCGTGTCAGCAAGGTTTCATACAGCTTCTCCCCATGGCGCGTGCCGATCACCTCGATGGGGGTATCTGTTTCCAACAAGCTTTTAAGCGCCTTGGCCAGGGTCTCAAGGGTGCAGGCCGCGGCCTTTTGAACGAAAATATCCCCGGTATTTCCGTTTTCAAAGGCATACACCACCAGGTCCACCGCATCCTCGATGGTCATCATAAAGCGGCTCATGGCCGGGTCGGTAATCGTAATCGGCCGGCCCGCCTGAATCTGCTCGATGAAAAGAGGAATCACCGACCCCCGGCTGGCCATGACATTGCCATAGCGCGTGATCGAAATCAGCGGCTTATCCTTTGCCACGCGGGATTTTGCCACGGCCAGTTTCTCCATCATCGCCTTGGAAATCCCCATGGCATTGATCGGATACACCGCTTTGTCTGTGCTGAGCACGATCACCCGCTCCACCTGGGTGGCGATCGCCGTGCTAAGCACATTTTCCGTTCCGAGGGCATTGGTATTCAGCGCTTCAAGCGGAAAAAACTCGCAGGACGGCACCTGCTTCAGCGCCGCCGCATGAAAGACGAAATCAACACCCACCATTGCGTCACGCAGACTTCCGCCGTTACGGACATCTCCGATATAAAATTTCAGTTTCGGGTTGGCATAGACCTTTCGCATGTCGTCCTGTTTTTTTTCGTCGCGGCTGAAGATGCGGATTTCTTCGATGCCCGTGTCCAGAAAACGATTTAGAACCGCATTGCCGAAAGTCCCGGTTCCGCCGGTGATCAAAAGTGTTTTATCTTTAAACATTGGCTATCGTCCATTCGGGCTCTTCAGATTCTTCGTGGTTATTTTTTCCATTACCATCTTTGCGTCTTCTCATCGTTTCAATCCTTAGTCACAAAATTGGGCTGTGGTGCCAGTCCCAGAAGCCATTCATAGAGTAAAATCGTCTGCTGGGCGATCTGAGACCAGGCATATTGATCCCGGGCCAACACTTTGCCTCGTTGCCCCATTTCCATCAGCACTGAGCGAGGCTGATTAATGGCCTCTTGTAAGGACTCAGTTATCGCATTCACTGAAATATCGCACCACCATCCACAACGATGGGTTAATAAATCTTCCCACGGAGATGCGTGAGTCGTTAAAACCGGGAGATCGGCCCCCAGAGCCTCAAGGATAGCCACCGGCGCGCCTTCGCTGTAGGATGGCAGCACGAACATTTCCGCTGCTGCAAAGGCATCTCGTTTTTCCTGGTCAAACTGCGGCCCCACAAATTTGACATATTGCGTCAGAGATAGCTGTCGCACCGTGGCGTCAACTTCCGCCTGATGACTGAATTCATCCACACCTGCAATACAAAGCATCCAATCTCCGAGGCGCCACTTTATCTCTGACAACGCCTGCACCAGCATGAGCAGACCTTTTATGGGTGTGATGCGGCCCAAAAACAGCATCAACCGGGCTGTTTCTGGAATTGCGTGCCGTTGCCTGAAAGCCTTCCCATCCCCCTTGCAAATCATCCAGGAAGTTGCAATACCGTTAGAGATTACCGCAATGGGGTTTTGTAGGCCGTATTGCCTGAAACCATCAGCCTCACGATGAGACAAAGCATGAAGACAAGAGGTGCGGGCGAGATTCTTTCGCTCATACAAACTGAGCGCAATCTGTTTTTTAAGGTTGGATCGCTTCAGCGCCCATGGGTCAAGAGAGCCATGCGGCGCAATAA
This window harbors:
- a CDS encoding glycosyltransferase produces the protein MFKILHITPMVGKRSFGIGPIPLNLAESQQYLGHHTEIWTCDSKAEITGVAKNSGLAPESILTFPFVGPERLSFSPEMGRMAARKGCTFQILHQHGIWTAMSLVTNLWRDQTNLPTIIAPHGSLDPWALKRSNLKKQIALSLYERKNLARTSCLHALSHREADGFRQYGLQNPIAVISNGIATSWMICKGDGKAFRQRHAIPETARLMLFLGRITPIKGLLMLVQALSEIKWRLGDWMLCIAGVDEFSHQAEVDATVRQLSLTQYVKFVGPQFDQEKRDAFAAAEMFVLPSYSEGAPVAILEALGADLPVLTTHASPWEDLLTHRCGWWCDISVNAITESLQEAINQPRSVLMEMGQRGKVLARDQYAWSQIAQQTILLYEWLLGLAPQPNFVTKD
- a CDS encoding UPF0175 family protein, which gives rise to MTQVLEIPDLNVSAQDLKIILAEALLAQGSISLGKAAQIAGYSERTFSELLLKKGVSPITFDDEHIAEDIRNA
- a CDS encoding polysaccharide biosynthesis protein produces the protein MFKDKTLLITGGTGTFGNAVLNRFLDTGIEEIRIFSRDEKKQDDMRKVYANPKLKFYIGDVRNGGSLRDAMVGVDFVFHAAALKQVPSCEFFPLEALNTNALGTENVLSTAIATQVERVIVLSTDKAVYPINAMGISKAMMEKLAVAKSRVAKDKPLISITRYGNVMASRGSVIPLFIEQIQAGRPITITDPAMSRFMMTIEDAVDLVVYAFENGNTGDIFVQKAAACTLETLAKALKSLLETDTPIEVIGTRHGEKLYETLLTREELSVAEDLGGYFRVPADNRDLNYSQYFSEGREEVTLQQDYNSHNTEQKDVEGMCELLLKLECVRQAMRGERVAA